One genomic segment of Corynebacterium durum includes these proteins:
- a CDS encoding ABC transporter substrate-binding protein produces the protein MMIRTTLKQGRRSACAFIAAVGISVAAAACTTPEGGQSQDSSSLAISLPFKPVASLSPFSDDAVLNTRMGIAETLVTLDADGKPQPKLAESWTTPDPNKVVFTLRDGIKFHDGTPVNAESIVTSLHHAWDAPSRPKGLGKKALTFEATGDREVTVTSEVADPILPQRFADPGTVILSQDAYTGDTPTVKGHGTGPFQLSEVDSTSATATKYADYWDGAPKLERLTVRFIEDSNARANAIRAGEVSMAQAVPIAQLGELRDLTIDSTPLPRGVYLHLNTSKGEFADPAIRAAAAQAVRPDAIVDSIYEGHAGKTHGSLFNEKAEWASHVDSHNNTDNAADAHGKAITLVTWKERPELGEVASVVADQLREAGFEVNVVVRDYKSMEPALLGGEYDAVIGSRNYQSGAADPVSFLASDYTCEGSYNLSRYCNPEIDEAIAKADGTTDNEERYTQAAEVGAKIVGDNAVIPLAHEYSINAYNTVSNLNFDPFERLLVTKDTAHS, from the coding sequence ATGATGATACGGACAACACTGAAACAAGGACGTCGCTCTGCGTGCGCCTTCATCGCAGCGGTGGGCATCAGCGTGGCAGCAGCCGCCTGCACCACGCCTGAGGGCGGACAGAGCCAAGATAGTTCCAGCCTTGCCATATCGCTGCCATTCAAACCTGTGGCATCCCTGTCGCCGTTTTCCGATGACGCGGTACTGAACACTCGCATGGGGATCGCCGAAACCCTGGTCACACTAGACGCTGACGGCAAACCACAACCGAAGCTCGCTGAATCATGGACAACCCCTGACCCCAACAAGGTGGTCTTCACCCTGCGCGACGGGATAAAATTTCACGACGGCACTCCAGTGAATGCAGAGAGCATAGTGACCTCCTTACACCACGCCTGGGATGCGCCAAGCCGCCCCAAAGGCTTAGGGAAAAAGGCTCTCACATTCGAAGCTACGGGCGATCGCGAAGTCACCGTCACCTCGGAGGTAGCCGACCCGATCCTCCCCCAACGTTTCGCCGACCCAGGAACCGTGATCCTCTCCCAAGACGCGTACACAGGTGATACCCCCACAGTCAAAGGACATGGTACTGGACCTTTCCAGCTGTCAGAGGTGGATTCCACTTCAGCAACCGCTACCAAGTACGCAGACTACTGGGACGGAGCTCCAAAACTTGAACGCCTCACTGTGCGATTCATTGAAGACAGTAACGCCCGCGCAAATGCCATTCGCGCAGGCGAAGTCTCTATGGCCCAAGCAGTACCGATTGCCCAACTCGGTGAACTGCGCGACCTCACCATTGACTCAACCCCGCTTCCCCGCGGCGTGTACTTGCATCTGAACACCAGCAAAGGGGAATTCGCTGATCCTGCTATTCGTGCCGCAGCCGCACAAGCAGTTCGCCCTGATGCCATAGTAGACAGCATCTACGAAGGTCACGCTGGCAAAACGCATGGCAGCCTGTTTAACGAAAAAGCCGAATGGGCCTCCCATGTTGACTCCCACAACAACACTGACAACGCAGCAGACGCACACGGCAAGGCCATCACGCTAGTGACGTGGAAAGAACGTCCTGAGCTTGGTGAGGTAGCCTCCGTTGTTGCTGATCAACTCCGCGAAGCCGGATTCGAGGTAAACGTGGTGGTGCGTGACTATAAGTCCATGGAACCAGCGCTGCTGGGTGGTGAATATGATGCCGTGATTGGCTCCCGCAACTACCAGTCCGGGGCAGCGGACCCTGTGTCCTTCCTGGCATCTGACTACACATGCGAAGGCTCCTACAACCTGTCGCGGTACTGCAACCCTGAGATAGATGAGGCCATCGCTAAGGCCGATGGCACCACCGACAATGAAGAACGGTACACGCAGGCAGCAGAGGTTGGAGCAAAGATCGTGGGCGACAATGCCGTCATCCCGCTTGCACATGAGTACTCCATCAACGCTTACAACACTGTCTCCAATCTAAACTTTGATCCCTTTGAGCGCCTGCTCGTCACCAAAGACACTGCCCACTCCTAA
- a CDS encoding ABC transporter permease subunit, protein MPTRPFTRFSGALTSLLLVASSLLITALLPWLGNRDLALAVFRAREAERDPDPEILEAIRTELDLPTNPAEGVMEWLRGAITGDFGVSWVDPSRNAADVALGGFGVSFTLAALSTGTAVILSWFLVWPRLRSIVRGTATRSSDIMGMALLGTIPEFVLAVVLLVLFALRLRIFPVSGFSSYTHMVLPTLALALPSAGLLGRVLLITIDGIGREEWVRVWRRGGVSPRQLYRAISIRAAGTIAPQVVLFLAGTLASTALVEQTFNIAGLGRSAVTAALDQDVPVLQVIVLTMVIVGIVAGSAAHWLRMWILGPLLKAQGNYASYSVVTARPHGTIPFLVVCIPFLSVLLAMVLTRPTLDVEARLQAPSAQHWLGTDQLGRDLLARLADGMVYTIGASILVTAICALLGFGAGLSGRWAARLGDTLNALPIILVGLVLAGVFGRSIMTAAIAVIVVGWIPLAAHTSTVAAEIRKSGYYTWAQLQGASRTRLVWWHLVPNVLPAVVRHAASRVAHNALALAGLGFLGLGAPHDSPEWGVVLSESIRYAERAPWMMAAPTVMLMLLGVAAALATDTTIRLRWKT, encoded by the coding sequence ATGCCTACTCGACCTTTCACCCGTTTCAGTGGCGCACTTACCTCACTGCTGCTTGTGGCATCATCGCTCCTGATCACGGCACTTCTGCCGTGGTTAGGAAACCGCGATCTTGCCCTCGCCGTGTTTCGGGCACGTGAAGCTGAACGTGATCCCGACCCGGAGATACTGGAAGCGATTCGAACCGAACTCGACCTACCCACCAATCCTGCTGAAGGTGTGATGGAATGGTTGCGCGGCGCGATCACTGGGGATTTTGGCGTTAGCTGGGTTGACCCCAGCCGAAACGCGGCCGACGTGGCACTGGGAGGATTCGGTGTCTCTTTCACCCTCGCGGCGCTATCTACTGGAACCGCTGTCATACTGTCCTGGTTCTTGGTGTGGCCCCGGCTGCGCAGCATTGTTCGCGGCACCGCTACACGTTCCTCAGACATCATGGGAATGGCGTTACTAGGCACCATCCCAGAGTTTGTCCTAGCCGTTGTGCTGCTTGTATTGTTTGCCCTGCGGCTCAGGATCTTTCCAGTGAGCGGTTTTTCCAGCTACACACATATGGTCTTGCCCACTCTCGCATTGGCACTTCCTTCGGCAGGGTTGCTCGGGCGAGTATTGCTGATCACCATTGATGGCATTGGCCGGGAAGAATGGGTGCGGGTATGGCGACGAGGCGGGGTTTCGCCACGCCAGCTCTATCGCGCGATATCGATCCGCGCGGCGGGAACCATCGCCCCGCAAGTGGTGCTGTTTTTGGCAGGAACACTCGCTTCCACAGCCTTAGTGGAACAAACATTTAACATTGCGGGCCTCGGGCGGAGTGCGGTGACAGCCGCACTGGATCAAGATGTACCCGTACTTCAAGTCATCGTGCTGACAATGGTGATCGTCGGTATTGTCGCTGGTTCCGCAGCGCACTGGCTGCGCATGTGGATTCTCGGCCCGCTACTCAAAGCTCAAGGAAACTATGCCTCCTACTCGGTGGTGACCGCTCGGCCACATGGCACAATCCCCTTTCTTGTAGTCTGCATTCCTTTCCTTTCAGTATTGCTCGCCATGGTGCTGACTCGTCCAACCTTGGATGTTGAGGCACGACTGCAGGCACCTTCCGCGCAGCATTGGCTAGGCACCGACCAACTGGGCCGCGACCTGCTGGCGCGCTTAGCTGACGGCATGGTCTACACCATCGGGGCGTCGATACTTGTGACCGCCATCTGTGCCCTCCTCGGGTTTGGAGCAGGGTTATCGGGGCGATGGGCCGCACGGCTGGGCGACACCCTCAATGCACTACCCATCATCCTTGTGGGCCTAGTACTCGCAGGCGTGTTCGGCAGATCGATCATGACCGCCGCCATCGCAGTGATTGTCGTCGGCTGGATCCCCTTAGCCGCACACACCTCCACAGTAGCTGCCGAAATCCGTAAATCCGGTTACTACACTTGGGCACAACTACAAGGGGCGTCGCGCACACGACTCGTGTGGTGGCATCTTGTGCCCAACGTTTTACCAGCCGTTGTGCGTCACGCCGCCAGCCGTGTTGCACACAATGCGCTTGCGCTGGCGGGTCTTGGATTCCTTGGTCTCGGTGCCCCACACGACTCACCAGAATGGGGCGTGGTCCTCTCCGAATCCATCCGATACGCTGAACGCGCACCATGGATGATGGCAGCACCTACCGTCATGCTCATGCTCTTAGGTGTCGCCGCAGCGTTAGCCACCGACACAACCATCAGGTTACGCTGGAAAACGTGA
- a CDS encoding DEAD/DEAH box helicase: MNLTQMLPDLSEVPESLLDESIFDSFLAWTRDHGITLYPAQEEAALGILAGDNVILATPTGSGKSMVAIAAHFIAMARGQRSFYTAPIKALVSEKFFALCDIFGPESVGMMTGDATVNGSAPIICATAEIVANIALRDGVNAAIDQVIMDEFHYYSEPDRGWAWQVPLLELNRAQFLLMSATLGDTTFLEKDLSDRTGRVTTLVAGTERPVPLEFSYVYTPVHETIEELLTGGKAPIYVVHFTQRDAIERAQSLTSMRIITPEEKEKIAAEIGDFRFTTTFGRTLSSLLRKGIGVHHAGMLPKYRRLVEKLSQTGLLKVICGTDTLGVGINVPIRTVLMTGLTKFDGTKQRMLKSREFHQIAGRAGRAGYDTVGTVVIEAPDHEIENYRLRAKAGQDPKKLKKLRKKAVRPGEVTWTENTYKRLTSAAPEPLHSQFRVSTSMLLNVIARPGNGYEHMKKLLRGNHDTRTKQNQDILTAVELLQGLVRAGIVEKAEGGTDAAGRPYHLVEELQRDFALNQPLAPFALATLELLDRESDTYALDVISIFESILDDPRQLLVAQQKAERSEELAALKADGVDYTERMAIIEEITWPKPLEDLLEDAFDVYTQGHPWAREFELSPKSVVRDMIEHAMTFSDLIATYGLARSEGVVLRYLTDAWRTLQHSVPQDYLTEELEDIIVWLGELVRQVDSSLVDEWAHMADPDAPISKETLARELAFGVEDPTALTANTRAFSIMVRNAMFRLVELFAYEKEDQLEALTSYLDDAPDFGAGMDAYFDEYSDMDTGPAARGPEYFRLNKTGRMWTVRQIMKDPEGDNSFAFEAIIDLDASDEAGEVRFASLTLDHT; encoded by the coding sequence GTGAACCTGACCCAGATGCTGCCTGACCTGTCCGAGGTCCCCGAATCCCTGCTTGATGAGTCCATTTTCGATTCATTCCTCGCTTGGACACGGGACCACGGGATCACCCTCTACCCCGCGCAAGAGGAAGCAGCTTTAGGAATCCTGGCCGGAGACAACGTCATCCTGGCCACCCCCACCGGGTCTGGAAAATCCATGGTCGCCATCGCCGCACATTTCATTGCCATGGCGCGCGGCCAACGCTCCTTCTACACCGCCCCCATCAAAGCACTAGTCAGCGAAAAATTCTTTGCGCTCTGCGACATCTTCGGCCCCGAATCAGTAGGCATGATGACAGGCGATGCCACCGTCAATGGTAGCGCCCCCATTATCTGCGCCACCGCCGAAATCGTGGCCAACATTGCGCTTCGCGACGGCGTAAACGCGGCCATCGATCAAGTCATCATGGACGAGTTCCACTACTATTCCGAACCCGACCGCGGGTGGGCATGGCAAGTACCCCTGTTGGAACTCAACCGAGCGCAGTTTCTCCTCATGTCTGCCACCCTGGGCGACACCACATTCCTAGAAAAAGACCTCAGCGACCGCACCGGCCGAGTCACCACCCTCGTCGCAGGCACAGAACGACCAGTCCCCCTCGAATTCTCCTACGTGTACACACCCGTTCACGAAACCATAGAAGAACTCCTAACCGGCGGCAAAGCACCCATCTACGTGGTGCACTTCACCCAGCGCGATGCTATCGAACGTGCGCAGTCGCTCACCTCCATGAGGATCATCACCCCCGAGGAAAAGGAAAAAATCGCCGCCGAGATTGGGGATTTTCGCTTCACCACCACCTTCGGCCGTACACTCTCATCACTCCTACGCAAAGGCATCGGCGTGCACCACGCTGGCATGCTGCCCAAGTATCGACGCCTCGTAGAAAAACTCTCCCAGACAGGGTTGCTGAAAGTCATCTGCGGCACCGACACCCTCGGCGTCGGCATCAACGTACCCATCCGCACCGTCCTCATGACAGGGCTCACCAAATTTGACGGCACCAAACAGCGCATGCTCAAGTCCCGCGAATTTCACCAAATAGCCGGACGAGCTGGGCGCGCCGGGTACGACACAGTAGGCACCGTAGTGATTGAGGCACCCGACCACGAAATTGAGAACTACCGACTCCGCGCCAAAGCTGGTCAGGATCCTAAAAAGCTCAAAAAACTCCGCAAAAAGGCTGTTCGACCAGGTGAAGTAACCTGGACGGAAAACACTTATAAGCGCCTCACCTCGGCTGCCCCAGAGCCACTGCACAGCCAGTTCCGGGTAAGCACCTCCATGCTGTTAAACGTGATCGCCCGTCCAGGAAACGGGTACGAGCATATGAAGAAACTACTGCGCGGAAACCACGACACCCGAACAAAACAAAATCAAGACATCCTTACAGCAGTGGAACTGCTCCAAGGCTTAGTGAGGGCAGGAATCGTGGAAAAGGCAGAAGGCGGCACGGACGCAGCAGGACGCCCCTACCATTTAGTAGAAGAACTCCAGCGAGATTTTGCTCTCAACCAGCCATTAGCACCCTTCGCATTGGCCACACTCGAACTGTTAGATCGCGAATCAGACACCTACGCACTTGATGTGATAAGCATCTTTGAGTCAATTCTGGACGACCCCCGCCAACTGCTCGTCGCGCAGCAAAAAGCCGAACGAAGTGAAGAACTCGCCGCGCTCAAAGCAGACGGTGTGGACTACACCGAGCGAATGGCCATCATCGAAGAGATCACCTGGCCCAAACCCCTTGAGGATCTCCTAGAAGATGCCTTTGATGTCTACACACAGGGACATCCATGGGCGCGTGAATTCGAACTGAGTCCCAAATCGGTTGTGCGCGACATGATCGAACACGCCATGACGTTCTCCGATCTCATTGCCACCTACGGTCTCGCCCGCTCCGAAGGTGTGGTGCTGCGCTACCTCACTGATGCGTGGCGGACCCTGCAGCATTCTGTGCCGCAGGACTACCTGACAGAGGAATTGGAAGACATCATCGTGTGGCTGGGGGAACTCGTGCGCCAGGTGGACTCTTCCCTGGTGGACGAGTGGGCGCATATGGCCGACCCTGATGCCCCCATCTCTAAGGAAACACTGGCACGTGAACTGGCCTTCGGTGTGGAAGATCCCACTGCGCTGACAGCCAACACCCGCGCTTTCAGCATCATGGTACGCAACGCCATGTTCCGCCTCGTAGAACTCTTCGCGTACGAAAAAGAAGATCAGTTGGAGGCTTTAACCAGCTACCTTGACGACGCCCCCGACTTCGGTGCCGGCATGGATGCTTACTTTGATGAATATTCCGATATGGACACTGGTCCTGCCGCCCGTGGACCCGAATACTTCCGTCTGAACAAAACCGGACGGATGTGGACTGTGCGGCAAATAATGAAAGACCCCGAAGGCGACAATTCATTCGCTTTCGAGGCCATCATTGATTTGGATGCGTCTGATGAGGCTGGTGAGGTGCGTTTCGCGTCCCTCACCCTCGACCACACATAA
- a CDS encoding carboxymuconolactone decarboxylase family protein produces the protein MSIDNLKSSLPEYAKDLKLNLGTLTRSTELSEQQLWGTFLASAAATRNDAVFSEVADEAKEHLSDAAFDAALAAASIMAMNNVAYRAKGYLGSDYAQVKMGLRMNVISNPGVEKSDFELWSLAVSTINGCEHCSVAHDKVVRQEGLTKEQVWEAIKVAATMQGVAQAVQIESAS, from the coding sequence ATGTCGATCGATAACCTGAAGTCCAGCCTCCCCGAGTATGCCAAGGACCTGAAACTCAATCTTGGCACGCTTACCCGCTCCACTGAGCTCAGCGAGCAACAACTGTGGGGAACGTTCCTCGCCTCTGCTGCTGCCACGCGTAACGACGCCGTGTTCTCCGAGGTTGCTGACGAGGCTAAGGAGCACCTGTCCGATGCTGCGTTTGATGCTGCGCTCGCTGCTGCCTCTATCATGGCCATGAACAACGTGGCTTACCGCGCCAAGGGCTACCTTGGATCTGATTATGCCCAGGTCAAGATGGGCCTTCGCATGAATGTGATCTCCAACCCCGGTGTGGAAAAATCCGATTTTGAGTTGTGGAGCCTGGCTGTATCAACTATCAATGGTTGTGAGCACTGCTCTGTTGCACATGACAAGGTAGTTCGCCAAGAAGGGCTGACCAAGGAGCAGGTGTGGGAGGCCATCAAGGTCGCCGCCACCATGCAGGGTGTGGCCCAGGCTGTGCAGATTGAGTCTGCCAGCTAA
- a CDS encoding peroxiredoxin has protein sequence MALLTIGDTFPEFSLTALKGGDLHDVEASQPEDYFETVTSSSYPGKWLVVFFYPKDFTFVCPTEIAAFGKLDEEFQDRDAQILGGSVDNEFSHFNWRATHPELKTVPFPMFSDIKHDLIKALGVENADGVADRATFIIDPDGIIQFVSVTPDAVGRNVDEVLRVLDALQSEEVCACNWQKNDPTKNINKMEELQEGLK, from the coding sequence ATGGCACTGCTGACCATTGGCGATACATTCCCTGAGTTCTCTCTCACCGCGTTGAAGGGTGGTGACCTGCATGATGTTGAGGCATCGCAGCCGGAGGACTACTTTGAGACCGTTACCAGCAGCTCCTACCCAGGAAAGTGGCTGGTTGTGTTCTTCTACCCGAAGGACTTCACCTTTGTCTGCCCCACCGAAATCGCTGCGTTTGGCAAGCTGGATGAGGAGTTCCAAGACCGCGATGCCCAGATCCTTGGCGGCTCCGTGGATAACGAGTTCTCCCACTTCAACTGGCGTGCAACCCACCCCGAGCTGAAGACCGTGCCCTTCCCGATGTTCTCCGACATCAAGCATGACCTCATTAAGGCTCTTGGCGTGGAAAACGCTGATGGCGTCGCCGACCGTGCCACCTTCATCATTGACCCCGATGGCATCATTCAGTTCGTCTCAGTGACACCCGATGCCGTTGGCCGCAACGTCGATGAGGTGCTGCGTGTTCTTGATGCCCTTCAGTCGGAAGAGGTCTGTGCCTGCAACTGGCAGAAGAACGACCCGACCAAGAACATCAACAAGATGGAAGAACTGCAGGAAGGTCTGAAGTAA
- a CDS encoding hydrogen peroxide-inducible genes activator encodes MSNKEYRPTLAQLRTFVTIAENKHFGTAAAKLAISQPSLSQALVALETGLGVQLIERSTRRVIVTPSGEALLPYAKATLDAAEAFLSYARGANGNLSGPLTIGMIPTIAPYILPNLLHLINAELPELEPRIVEDQTKHLLEQLRDGHIDLAVLAVPTDQPGLIEIPLYTEDFVVVVPHDHKLAGRDDLTIDALRGLNLLLLDDGHCLRDQVVDLCRSADFTPDNRNTAVTRAASLATVTQCVSGGLGSTLIPLSAVAAECQRDSLAIAQFNPAVNASRTIGLVYRGSTSRTDEFATFGTLITRAYQDSIADVVKPATLAS; translated from the coding sequence ATGAGCAATAAAGAGTACCGCCCCACCCTTGCGCAACTCCGAACGTTCGTGACTATCGCCGAAAACAAACACTTCGGCACCGCCGCCGCCAAGCTGGCTATTTCCCAGCCCTCACTGTCTCAGGCACTTGTTGCCTTGGAAACTGGATTAGGCGTGCAGCTCATTGAGCGTTCCACACGGCGTGTCATTGTCACCCCCTCCGGTGAGGCGCTACTCCCCTACGCCAAAGCGACTCTTGACGCCGCTGAAGCCTTCCTCTCCTACGCACGCGGTGCTAACGGCAATCTCAGCGGACCACTCACCATCGGCATGATTCCGACCATTGCTCCCTACATCCTTCCTAACCTTTTGCACCTCATTAACGCAGAGCTGCCCGAACTAGAGCCACGCATCGTTGAAGACCAAACCAAACATCTCCTTGAACAACTTCGCGACGGCCACATTGACCTAGCAGTATTAGCAGTGCCCACCGACCAACCTGGACTCATTGAAATACCGCTGTACACGGAGGATTTTGTAGTGGTAGTCCCTCACGACCACAAACTAGCGGGACGAGACGACTTGACTATCGACGCTCTTCGTGGCCTCAACCTACTGCTTCTTGACGATGGGCATTGCCTGCGCGACCAGGTTGTTGATCTGTGCCGAAGCGCCGATTTCACCCCCGATAACCGCAATACTGCTGTTACCCGCGCAGCCAGCCTAGCCACAGTGACCCAGTGCGTATCAGGCGGGCTAGGATCCACACTGATCCCCCTAAGCGCTGTCGCAGCAGAATGCCAGCGCGACAGCCTAGCCATCGCTCAATTTAACCCCGCTGTCAACGCATCCCGCACCATCGGCCTAGTCTATCGAGGCTCCACCTCACGGACCGACGAGTTTGCTACCTTTGGCACGTTGATCACACGCGCTTACCAAGACAGCATTGCTGACGTAGTTAAACCAGCGACACTGGCAAGTTAA